In Desulfomonile tiedjei DSM 6799, a genomic segment contains:
- a CDS encoding efflux RND transporter permease subunit, whose translation MIGEILKFSIQHRWIMLALTLIMVGLGAYNVTRLNIDAVPDITNIQVQVSAQAPGLSALEMEQRITFPLETGMAGLPRLVRTRSLSQYGITLITVIFEEGTDIYFARRLVSERIQEIKGKLPPGIEPAMGPISTGLGEIFMWTVEAVEGAKKPDGTPYTLTDLRTIQEWIIRPQLRNTPGVTEINTIGGYEKQFHVTPDPYKLISHGLTFGDVISALSANNANVGAGYIERSSGQYLVRVPGQVTDLEDIRNITLKSVHGTPIFIRDVATVQFGKELRLGAATKNGEETVLGTVFMLMGENSREVAQRAARKLEEVNRTLPEGVEAKAVYDRTTLVDKTIKTVTKSLAEGAILVVIILFIFLGNIRAAFITALVIPLSMLFTVTGMVTSKLTANLMSLGAIDFGIIVDGAVVIVENCARKLTDARQDIGRALTESERIDVIWEASQEVRKPMLFGELIIIIVYLPILTLTGVEGKMFTPMALTVLLALTGALILSFTFVPSAVAVFLSSQISHRENLITRSTKQIYRPLLQLVLKYRVLVVVTALVLVAVTAVAATLMGREFIPTLDEGDAAIHTMRLPDTSLSQALELQSILEKTLKEKFPQIETIVGRVGTSEIATEPHPPSVGDNTLVIKPRDRWPDPNLSKADLVKEIEEEASKLLGSNFEFSQPIRMRFNHLLSGVFSDVAVKVFGDDMDTLLRNAEDAAELVRKIPGASHVKVEQVTGLPILTVQLKRGEMARYGLNVSEVQDIVEIAVGGKSAGQVFEGDRRFDIVVRLPEKLRADVEALKRLPIPLPRQETGFELVRATTNVSEERKQRSFVSLESIADVAVVTGPNQISREDGKRRVVVTCNVRDRDLGSFVDEAQKTVKNNMKLPAGYWITWGGEFEQLLSAAKRLEIVVPLALFLILALLFAAFGSLGYALLVFTGVPLALTGGIIALWLRDIPLSISAAVGFIALSGVAVLNGLVMITFINKLRSEGKSVDEAIIQGALTRLRPVLMTALVASLGFVPMAIATGTGAEVQKPLATVVIGGLISSTVLTLMVLPALYSLVERRSVPDDTSIMD comes from the coding sequence ATGATCGGAGAAATTCTTAAATTTTCGATTCAGCATCGATGGATAATGCTGGCTCTGACGCTGATTATGGTCGGCTTGGGCGCATACAATGTAACCCGTCTCAACATCGATGCAGTGCCGGACATCACGAACATACAAGTTCAGGTCAGTGCTCAGGCTCCAGGTCTATCAGCTCTTGAAATGGAGCAACGGATCACCTTTCCTCTTGAGACAGGGATGGCGGGGCTACCTCGGTTGGTAAGAACCAGGTCTCTCTCACAATATGGCATTACGCTCATTACCGTTATATTCGAGGAAGGGACTGATATCTACTTTGCTCGAAGGCTTGTGAGCGAGCGAATTCAGGAGATCAAGGGAAAATTGCCCCCAGGAATAGAACCTGCAATGGGGCCGATCTCCACTGGGTTGGGGGAGATTTTCATGTGGACGGTGGAAGCTGTGGAAGGGGCCAAGAAACCCGACGGCACCCCGTACACCCTTACCGATTTGCGTACGATTCAAGAGTGGATCATCCGACCGCAGCTCAGAAACACTCCCGGCGTGACGGAGATCAACACCATAGGTGGGTATGAAAAGCAATTCCACGTGACGCCCGACCCGTATAAACTCATTTCGCACGGATTAACTTTTGGAGATGTGATATCGGCACTTTCCGCGAATAATGCAAATGTAGGGGCCGGGTACATCGAGCGCAGCAGCGGGCAGTACCTCGTGAGGGTTCCCGGACAGGTGACTGACCTGGAAGACATTCGGAATATCACGCTCAAGAGCGTCCACGGAACCCCCATCTTCATACGGGACGTGGCGACTGTTCAGTTTGGAAAAGAGCTGCGACTGGGAGCGGCGACCAAGAACGGGGAAGAAACGGTTCTTGGGACAGTGTTTATGCTCATGGGAGAAAACAGCCGAGAGGTTGCTCAAAGAGCCGCCCGTAAACTCGAGGAAGTGAACCGAACACTGCCTGAGGGTGTGGAGGCTAAAGCAGTCTATGACCGCACAACTCTCGTGGATAAGACTATCAAAACGGTGACTAAAAGCCTGGCTGAGGGAGCGATACTCGTCGTCATCATCCTCTTCATTTTCCTCGGTAATATCCGAGCAGCGTTCATCACCGCTTTGGTGATTCCCCTTTCCATGTTGTTCACCGTTACAGGCATGGTCACAAGCAAGTTGACAGCGAACCTCATGAGCCTGGGAGCCATCGATTTCGGGATTATTGTGGACGGTGCTGTGGTTATCGTTGAAAACTGTGCTCGTAAGCTAACCGATGCACGACAAGATATTGGACGAGCTCTCACTGAGAGTGAACGAATCGACGTGATTTGGGAAGCCTCTCAAGAAGTCCGCAAACCCATGCTGTTCGGGGAACTCATTATCATAATCGTCTACCTTCCCATACTTACGTTGACCGGAGTAGAGGGAAAGATGTTTACTCCTATGGCTCTTACGGTTCTATTAGCACTCACCGGAGCCTTGATACTGTCATTCACGTTCGTTCCCTCCGCTGTTGCAGTCTTTTTATCGAGTCAGATCTCGCACAGGGAGAACTTGATAACAAGAAGCACTAAACAGATTTATCGTCCTCTGCTGCAACTCGTGCTCAAATACCGAGTACTGGTTGTGGTCACCGCACTGGTTCTCGTAGCGGTCACAGCGGTTGCCGCCACGTTGATGGGAAGGGAGTTCATCCCTACGCTCGACGAAGGAGATGCAGCTATCCACACTATGCGGCTTCCTGACACGAGCTTGTCTCAGGCGCTTGAACTGCAGTCGATTCTGGAAAAAACCCTCAAAGAGAAATTTCCGCAAATCGAGACAATCGTAGGACGGGTCGGCACTTCAGAAATCGCCACCGAACCTCATCCTCCAAGCGTAGGAGACAACACACTCGTGATAAAGCCACGGGATCGGTGGCCTGACCCGAACCTGTCTAAAGCAGATTTAGTGAAAGAGATCGAAGAAGAGGCAAGTAAACTGTTGGGGAGCAACTTCGAGTTCAGCCAACCCATTCGCATGCGGTTCAATCATCTTCTGTCGGGCGTTTTCAGCGATGTAGCCGTAAAAGTTTTTGGCGATGACATGGATACTCTCCTTCGCAACGCCGAAGATGCAGCGGAGTTGGTGCGCAAAATTCCCGGAGCATCGCATGTGAAAGTTGAGCAGGTAACCGGGTTGCCGATACTCACGGTGCAGTTGAAACGGGGTGAGATGGCCCGTTACGGATTGAACGTCTCAGAAGTTCAGGACATTGTGGAGATAGCCGTAGGAGGCAAATCGGCAGGCCAGGTCTTCGAGGGTGACCGCCGGTTTGACATAGTTGTTCGACTGCCGGAGAAACTGAGAGCCGATGTGGAGGCTCTTAAGCGCTTACCTATTCCTCTCCCTCGACAGGAAACCGGCTTTGAATTGGTCAGGGCCACGACCAATGTAAGCGAGGAACGCAAACAAAGATCGTTTGTGAGCCTGGAATCGATTGCCGATGTGGCCGTCGTGACAGGTCCCAATCAAATCAGCCGAGAAGACGGGAAACGTCGAGTGGTAGTGACCTGCAATGTCAGGGATCGGGACCTCGGTTCATTTGTGGATGAAGCGCAAAAGACTGTGAAGAATAACATGAAACTCCCGGCGGGTTATTGGATAACCTGGGGCGGTGAGTTCGAGCAGTTGCTCTCGGCAGCAAAACGTTTGGAAATAGTGGTACCCCTTGCTTTGTTTCTTATTCTTGCCCTGCTCTTCGCTGCTTTCGGATCCCTCGGATATGCATTGCTGGTTTTCACCGGTGTGCCTCTTGCACTGACAGGGGGAATAATAGCACTGTGGCTACGCGATATACCGCTCTCGATCTCGGCGGCAGTCGGTTTTATTGCACTCTCGGGAGTCGCTGTGTTGAACGGACTCGTAATGATAACCTTTATCAACAAATTGAGGAGCGAAGGGAAATCGGTCGATGAAGCGATAATACAGGGTGCACTGACACGGCTCCGTCCGGTCCTCATGACAGCTCTCGTCGCCTCACTCGGTTTTGTTCCCATGGCCATTGCTACGGGGACGGGCGCTGAAGTTCAGAAGCCTCTCGCTACCGTCGTGATAGGCGGACTCATATCGAGTACCGTCCTTACGCTCATGGTCCTACCGGCGCTCTATTCCCTGGTAGAAAGACGATCGGTTCCAGATGACACCTCGATTATGGATTAG
- a CDS encoding FAD binding domain-containing protein, translating to MRIRSFEYHSCSNVQEALEFLNEYGSDARVLAGGTDLVLALKAKKIRPPHVVNIVDIPDLDYISNSSGAIRIGALAKHARITSSSLLKEHLSALGNAAGLIGSWQLRNVGTIGGNLCNASPSADSAPPLLAAEAEAVVLDSRGEYRIPMKDFFVGPGTTRMKPTQLLKEIVIPLKQGGACHSVYLKLKRKKAVDLALVGVCVQAQLDEVGGTLKSVTIALGGVAPTPVRADEAEKMLVGVTLKQALEMLPEVAEAAIAVTRPISDVRATAAYRKDMVRVYVSRAAGEVFQCLSARMEDQ from the coding sequence ATGAGGATTCGTTCGTTTGAGTATCATTCGTGCTCCAACGTCCAGGAGGCACTCGAATTTCTTAACGAGTATGGGTCAGACGCAAGAGTACTCGCCGGGGGCACTGACCTGGTTCTCGCCTTAAAAGCCAAAAAAATCAGACCTCCTCATGTTGTAAATATCGTCGATATTCCCGATCTGGATTACATCAGCAATTCGTCCGGAGCCATACGCATTGGTGCCCTGGCAAAACATGCGAGGATCACGTCGAGTTCCTTGCTGAAGGAGCATCTGTCTGCTCTTGGCAATGCCGCTGGGCTCATAGGTTCATGGCAACTCCGGAATGTCGGCACCATCGGGGGCAATCTGTGTAACGCCTCGCCGTCTGCGGATTCGGCTCCGCCATTGCTTGCCGCTGAAGCTGAAGCAGTCGTTCTTGATTCCAGAGGTGAATATCGGATTCCGATGAAGGATTTCTTTGTCGGTCCGGGGACCACTCGAATGAAGCCGACTCAGCTTCTCAAGGAAATCGTGATTCCGCTTAAGCAGGGAGGGGCGTGTCATAGCGTCTATCTGAAACTCAAAAGGAAAAAGGCGGTCGATCTAGCGCTGGTAGGCGTCTGCGTGCAAGCGCAACTCGATGAAGTCGGAGGCACGTTAAAGAGCGTCACAATCGCTCTTGGCGGAGTTGCTCCCACTCCTGTTCGAGCAGATGAGGCGGAAAAGATGCTCGTTGGTGTCACTCTGAAGCAAGCTCTTGAGATGCTGCCGGAGGTAGCCGAAGCAGCGATAGCCGTTACGCGCCCCATAAGCGACGTGCGCGCAACTGCCGCATATCGCAAAGACATGGTACGAGTCTATGTGAGCAGAGCAGCCGGGGAGGTGTTCCAGTGCCTATCAGCGAGGATGGAGGACCAATGA
- a CDS encoding (2Fe-2S)-binding protein produces the protein MKTRISVTVNGEKHELEIKPNRTLADLIRIDLGLTGTKKGCGQGKCGTCTVLLEGKPVNSCLILAPQVNGKSVVTIEGLANGEKHPLQRAFAEKGAIQCGFCTPGMIMTAKALLDQNPHPTEMQIKEAIGGNLCRCTGYAKIVDAIDAAADIMNDAAVEIGGRDV, from the coding sequence ATGAAAACGCGGATTTCTGTAACAGTCAACGGTGAGAAACACGAACTGGAGATTAAACCGAATCGGACTCTCGCCGATCTCATACGTATCGACTTGGGGTTGACTGGAACCAAGAAAGGATGCGGCCAAGGGAAGTGCGGAACCTGCACTGTGCTGCTTGAAGGAAAACCGGTCAACTCGTGTCTTATTCTGGCTCCTCAGGTAAATGGGAAGTCGGTTGTAACCATCGAAGGTTTGGCGAACGGTGAAAAACACCCCCTGCAGAGGGCCTTTGCGGAAAAAGGAGCCATCCAATGCGGATTTTGCACTCCCGGCATGATCATGACCGCAAAGGCGCTCCTCGACCAGAACCCTCATCCCACTGAGATGCAGATCAAAGAGGCAATTGGCGGGAACCTTTGTCGTTGCACCGGATATGCAAAGATTGTGGATGCGATCGATGCTGCGGCCGACATTATGAATGATGCTGCAGTCGAAATTGGAGGCCGCGATGTCTGA
- a CDS encoding ABC transporter ATP-binding protein has protein sequence MSIITLETVSKTYNPGRPNEFVALHEISVEIASGQCAILAGPSGSGKTTLLSLMGLMSRPSSGRIAILDRETTLLAENFRTLFRRRHIGFIFQHFQLIADLTVNDNLDLVLYPEGTSFDTIRERRTSLLERFGLISKGAEKTSILSGGEQQRLAIARALMNNPEILLVDEPTAHLDTALSEHVIALFRDLKKDGKTLVITSHDPLVLASGLAEKVIHLRDGRIIKQV, from the coding sequence GTGAGCATCATCACTTTGGAAACGGTGTCAAAGACCTACAATCCCGGCAGGCCCAACGAGTTTGTCGCACTCCACGAGATCTCAGTAGAAATAGCTTCAGGGCAGTGCGCGATACTGGCAGGACCCAGTGGGTCGGGCAAGACCACACTACTATCACTGATGGGTCTGATGAGTCGGCCGAGCTCCGGACGAATAGCTATTCTCGATAGGGAAACTACGCTCTTGGCGGAAAACTTCAGGACCTTATTTCGCCGAAGGCACATTGGGTTCATTTTTCAGCATTTTCAACTGATCGCCGATTTAACTGTGAACGATAACCTCGATCTCGTGCTCTATCCCGAAGGAACCTCCTTCGACACTATACGAGAAAGGCGTACAAGCCTGCTCGAGCGGTTCGGGTTGATCTCCAAGGGAGCTGAGAAGACTTCAATTTTATCCGGCGGTGAGCAGCAACGTCTCGCCATCGCCAGGGCTCTCATGAACAATCCCGAAATCCTCCTGGTGGATGAGCCGACGGCGCATCTCGATACAGCACTTTCCGAGCATGTGATTGCTCTGTTTAGGGATCTGAAGAAGGATGGGAAAACACTTGTAATAACCTCGCACGATCCGTTGGTTCTCGCAAGCGGCCTGGCAGAGAAGGTAATTCATCTTCGAGACGGTCGCATAATCAAGCAGGTGTGA
- a CDS encoding ABC transporter permease, whose product MRALLYTIDFALKALLRQKTKNLSIVALFGLIVFLFSGIDFMSNALYHETLKALAFQPSLIIQDVRAGRQVPISLAHVEDIAQIPGVSSVKGRVWGYYFDPFTGANYTIVGDSEDLTELWDLRVISPEPAPSDAGTQPIKGGEALVGEGVIKLRRTRVGGVLNFQDYAGHPVPLKVRGTFSSSVSLWAHDLILLTEEDARRLFGLDPGSAWDLAVYVPNEFEVPKVGEKILRIIPGARVIATNQLKRTYGSSYGFRSGLVLSLNMTCLLAFLILAYDRVASPSQEEQREIAILKATGWQTSDVIRLNMLQSLILSLTGFLVGVVASYCHVFIAGAPLLRIVFAGWSVLYPPHPIPPSFDISKVFGLMFLTVVPYIAVGILPVWRAAVRDPEEVFRS is encoded by the coding sequence ATGAGAGCGCTCCTATATACCATTGACTTTGCTTTGAAAGCACTGCTTCGCCAGAAGACCAAGAACTTGTCGATCGTTGCTCTGTTTGGGTTGATTGTCTTTCTCTTTTCCGGGATCGATTTCATGTCCAACGCACTGTACCATGAGACGTTGAAGGCCCTCGCCTTTCAGCCTTCCCTCATCATCCAGGACGTTCGAGCGGGTCGGCAAGTTCCCATTAGCTTGGCTCATGTAGAAGATATTGCACAGATTCCTGGAGTCTCCTCAGTCAAAGGACGCGTGTGGGGATATTACTTCGATCCCTTCACTGGAGCGAACTACACGATTGTAGGAGATTCCGAGGATCTCACGGAGTTATGGGATCTGAGGGTGATTTCACCTGAGCCGGCTCCCTCGGATGCGGGGACACAGCCCATAAAGGGTGGAGAGGCTCTCGTGGGCGAGGGGGTCATCAAGTTACGGCGTACTCGTGTAGGAGGAGTCCTGAACTTTCAGGATTATGCCGGCCACCCAGTCCCGTTGAAAGTTCGAGGAACTTTTTCCTCGAGTGTTTCATTGTGGGCTCACGATCTCATTCTCCTGACAGAAGAGGACGCTCGCAGACTATTCGGTCTGGACCCCGGAAGCGCTTGGGACCTGGCCGTGTATGTGCCCAATGAATTTGAAGTCCCAAAGGTCGGTGAGAAGATTCTCCGAATTATCCCGGGCGCTCGCGTCATTGCCACAAATCAACTCAAGCGCACCTATGGCAGTTCATACGGGTTTCGAAGCGGTCTTGTTCTGTCTCTCAACATGACGTGTCTGCTTGCCTTTCTCATTTTGGCGTACGATCGAGTGGCCAGTCCTTCTCAGGAAGAGCAGCGTGAGATAGCGATTCTCAAGGCAACCGGATGGCAGACAAGTGACGTGATCCGCCTTAACATGCTCCAGAGCCTGATCCTCTCTTTGACTGGTTTTCTGGTCGGGGTCGTTGCGTCATACTGTCATGTGTTTATTGCCGGAGCTCCGCTCCTGAGGATTGTGTTTGCCGGATGGTCCGTCCTCTATCCTCCGCATCCGATACCTCCATCGTTCGATATTTCAAAAGTCTTCGGTCTTATGTTTCTCACAGTGGTTCCCTACATCGCAGTGGGAATTCTCCCGGTGTGGCGAGCTGCGGTCAGAGATCCGGAGGAGGTCTTTCGCTCGTGA
- a CDS encoding nitrous oxide reductase accessory protein NosL produces MERRSFFKSVGVLCGFLWLPATHSLSSGEGFPKPGKDDRCPVCGMFVNKYPKWAAGFVFHSGARYFHCCPKCMVHNLLSVPKYQPGETRENIRQIWITEYYTTRQRDAREVFFIAGTSLVGPMGLDLIPVAGDRAAETLKRDYNGESILRLDQITPDILDKARRGQLK; encoded by the coding sequence ATGGAAAGAAGATCTTTCTTCAAGTCTGTCGGAGTGCTTTGTGGGTTCTTATGGCTCCCTGCAACACATAGCCTATCATCTGGAGAGGGTTTCCCCAAACCGGGGAAAGACGATCGCTGTCCCGTATGTGGTATGTTTGTAAACAAGTATCCCAAATGGGCTGCCGGCTTCGTGTTTCACTCTGGGGCACGATACTTTCACTGCTGTCCCAAATGCATGGTCCATAACCTTCTCAGCGTGCCAAAGTATCAACCTGGCGAAACACGCGAGAATATTCGCCAGATCTGGATCACGGAGTACTATACGACCAGGCAAAGGGACGCTCGCGAGGTATTCTTTATTGCGGGCACGAGTCTCGTGGGTCCTATGGGCCTCGATCTGATACCGGTAGCAGGCGACCGTGCTGCGGAGACTCTAAAGCGAGATTATAATGGTGAATCTATCTTGCGCCTCGATCAAATTACACCTGACATATTGGATAAGGCGCGGAGAGGTCAGTTGAAATAG
- a CDS encoding GntR family transcriptional regulator encodes MEDDLGLATVEQPAQLAALAYESLHRSILSGRLKVGSLHNEMKLARELGISRTPVREALLELASRGLVEILPRKGIRVKLFTEKDVHEVFQIREIMEVGLIESVVRQGCAGRLSDLEAALEQQQSEADKGNHQGFLTADRLFHSTLCQLADNNRLSAILENLRDLIHVMGAEALLQQGRFNEVVAEHREICQYLKMGNAEEARGAVVRHLLRSKNAVLEQYRQHHTITEDSR; translated from the coding sequence ATGGAAGACGATCTTGGACTCGCAACTGTAGAGCAGCCGGCTCAACTCGCCGCATTGGCCTACGAATCACTTCACAGGTCTATACTCAGCGGCCGCTTGAAAGTCGGCTCCCTCCACAATGAGATGAAGCTGGCAAGGGAACTCGGCATATCTAGAACCCCAGTCAGGGAGGCCCTCCTTGAATTGGCTTCCCGGGGCCTCGTAGAAATTCTCCCCCGTAAGGGAATTCGCGTTAAGCTTTTCACTGAAAAGGATGTTCACGAAGTATTTCAGATCCGAGAGATCATGGAAGTGGGTCTCATCGAATCGGTGGTAAGGCAAGGATGTGCGGGGCGATTGTCGGATCTTGAGGCAGCGCTGGAGCAGCAGCAGTCAGAGGCCGACAAAGGCAATCACCAGGGATTTCTCACGGCCGATCGATTATTTCACAGCACTCTGTGTCAGCTCGCAGATAATAACCGTTTATCGGCTATCCTGGAGAACCTTCGCGATCTTATCCACGTCATGGGAGCCGAAGCACTTCTGCAGCAGGGAAGATTCAACGAGGTCGTCGCGGAGCATCGTGAAATTTGCCAGTATCTCAAAATGGGAAACGCGGAAGAAGCACGAGGTGCCGTGGTCCGACACTTGCTGCGATCCAAGAATGCCGTACTAGAACAATACCGCCAGCATCACACCATCACCGAGGATTCTCGTTAG
- a CDS encoding efflux RND transporter periplasmic adaptor subunit — MPKKELISICTVMAVGILAIAMMIFFGKKAQGTTHDHHGHGHGAESHDHGHDHSGSQGPHGGKMLTEGEFELEVVIFEKGVPPHFRIYPYHNHKPADPKDVTMNVELERLGEKTDRFTFKPTGEFLYSEQEIEEPHSFFIKVLAEYKGEQFDWEYSQYENRLTVPPDLARKMGFETETAGPGTVISVLELPGEIALNADMVSHVTPRVAGVVLESRKNQGDMVQAGEAIAVIDSRDLGDAKSRYLVAVEREKLASYNFERIQRLWEAQTVAEKEFLTAKKSYLEEKIELAAAARKLIALGLSKQDLSNLSNEDDSTLTHFVIRAPFNGIITRKHLSQGEWIKEDQEIYVIADLSTVWVEIIVYARDTESVHLNQKATVKADSCGLEAVGTVSYVGPLVGEDTRTAKARIVIPNTDGRWRPGLFAKVELVQHNASPPMVIRNEAIQTHQNKSVVFVQYDDQYEARPVTVGRSNDKFSEILKGLVPGERYVTRNSYILKAEMGKAGMSHEH; from the coding sequence ATGCCGAAAAAGGAACTCATTAGCATTTGCACCGTGATGGCAGTGGGGATACTCGCCATAGCCATGATGATCTTCTTTGGAAAGAAGGCGCAAGGCACGACTCATGACCATCACGGACACGGTCATGGGGCAGAATCTCATGATCATGGCCACGATCATTCGGGGTCCCAGGGGCCACACGGCGGTAAGATGTTGACCGAGGGAGAGTTTGAGCTGGAGGTGGTCATTTTTGAAAAGGGCGTGCCTCCTCACTTTCGGATATACCCTTACCACAATCACAAACCCGCCGACCCCAAAGACGTGACAATGAATGTGGAGCTTGAAAGACTTGGAGAAAAGACGGACAGGTTTACTTTTAAACCCACAGGTGAGTTTCTCTATAGCGAACAGGAAATCGAGGAGCCTCACTCTTTCTTCATCAAAGTCTTGGCAGAATACAAGGGCGAGCAATTTGATTGGGAATACTCCCAATATGAAAACCGACTGACCGTTCCGCCGGATTTGGCCAGGAAGATGGGCTTTGAAACGGAAACCGCCGGTCCGGGCACGGTGATCTCGGTCCTTGAATTGCCCGGCGAAATTGCTCTGAATGCTGACATGGTTTCACACGTAACTCCACGTGTCGCAGGTGTTGTCCTGGAATCGCGGAAGAACCAGGGAGACATGGTGCAAGCAGGAGAGGCTATTGCGGTCATCGACAGCCGTGACCTCGGGGATGCGAAAAGTAGATACCTTGTTGCAGTTGAGCGGGAAAAGCTCGCAAGCTACAACTTTGAACGAATCCAGCGTCTATGGGAAGCTCAGACCGTTGCAGAGAAGGAGTTTCTCACCGCAAAAAAAAGCTACCTGGAAGAAAAGATAGAGCTGGCCGCGGCAGCTCGCAAGCTGATCGCTTTGGGCTTAAGCAAACAAGACTTGAGTAATCTCTCGAATGAAGACGATAGCACACTAACGCATTTTGTCATTCGGGCTCCCTTTAACGGCATTATCACCAGAAAACATTTGTCACAAGGAGAATGGATAAAAGAGGATCAAGAGATCTATGTGATTGCCGATCTCTCGACGGTATGGGTAGAGATTATCGTTTACGCGAGGGACACAGAGTCTGTTCATCTGAATCAGAAGGCTACCGTAAAGGCCGATTCGTGCGGTCTTGAAGCGGTCGGAACAGTATCCTACGTCGGTCCGCTCGTAGGCGAGGACACCCGTACAGCCAAAGCCCGCATTGTTATCCCGAATACCGATGGCAGATGGCGTCCCGGATTGTTCGCCAAAGTGGAACTCGTGCAGCATAATGCTTCACCACCTATGGTCATACGGAATGAAGCAATTCAGACCCATCAGAATAAATCGGTTGTTTTTGTTCAATATGACGACCAATACGAGGCTCGTCCTGTGACCGTGGGAAGATCGAACGACAAGTTCTCGGAAATTCTCAAGGGTCTCGTCCCGGGTGAGCGTTACGTCACGAGGAACAGTTACATCCTCAAAGCTGAGATGGGCAAAGCCGGAATGTCCCATGAACATTAG